A genomic window from Osmia bicornis bicornis chromosome 6, iOsmBic2.1, whole genome shotgun sequence includes:
- the LOC114874626 gene encoding inositol-3-phosphate synthase 1-B isoform X1, whose amino-acid sequence MALKIRVDSPKVKYTEDYMEAQYEYQTTNVKEDDDMKYTVTPVSTKLLIRTQLKVPKLGLMLVGWGGNNGTTITAALLANKLNLTWETKNGIQKANWYGSLIQASTVRLGKRNKEDVFVPMSWMLPMVNPDDIELDGWDISGMNLADAMQRAKVLDINLQKQLIPHMIHMKPRKSTYYPDFIASNQEKRANNLISGTKFEHLEQIRKDIADFKAAKKLDQVIILWTANTERFSEIIPGINDTAENLLKAIKENHPEISPSTVFAVAAALEGCTYINGSPQNTFVPGALELAEKHKTFISGDDFKSGQTKLKSVLVDFLVSAGIKPVSIVSYNHLGNNDGYNLSAPQQFRSKEISKSNVVDDMVQSNRILYKPGEKPDHCVVIKYVPYVGDSKRAMDEYTSEILLGGQNTIVIHNTCEDSLLASPIILDLVLLAELCSRMTFKKADTEDEFVGFHSVLSILSYLCKAPLVPPGTPVVNALFRQRAAIENMLRACLALPPENNMLLEHKVNFGK is encoded by the exons ATGGCTTTGAAAATTCGCGTCGATTCGCCGAAGGTGAAGTACACAGAAGATTATATGGAGGCACAGTACGAGTATCAAACAACGAACGTTAAGGAAGACGATGATATGAAATATACG gTGACACCTGTGTCAACAAAGTTGCTGATTAGAACGCAACTGAAAGTTCCAAAACTTGGATTAATGTTAGTAGGATGGGGTGGAAATAATGGTACAACTATTACTGCAGCATTGTTAGCAAATAAGCTTAACTTGACATGGGAAACAAAGAATGGCATTCAAAAAGCGAATTG GTATGGATCTTTAATTCAAGCATCTACTGTCAGATtgggaaaaagaaacaaagaagaTGTCTTTGTTCCAATGTCTTGGATGCTTCCAATGGTTAACCCAGATGATATTGAACTTGATGGCTGGGACATTTCAGGCATGAATTTAGCTGATGCTATGCAACGTGCAAAGGTCTTGGACATTAACTTACAAAAGCAATTAATACCACACATGATACATATGAAACCAAGAAAAAGTACATATTATCCTGATTTTATTGCCTCTAATCAG GAGAAAAgagcaaataatttaatttctggTACAAAATTTGAACACTTAGAACAGATTAGAAAAGACATTGCAGACTTTAAAGCAGCTAAGAAATTAGATCAAGTAATTATACTGTGGACTGCTAATACTGAACGATTTTCGGAGATCATTCCAGGTATAAATGATACagcagaaaatttattaaaagctATAAAAGAGAACCACCCAGAAATTAGTCCCAGTACTGTTTTTGCTGTTGCAGCAGCTTTAGAAGGA TGTACATATATCAATGGCTCTCCTCAGAACACTTTTGTGCCAGGAGCCTTGGAATTAGCAGAAAAACACAAAACATTTATTAGCGGTGATGACTTTAAATCTGGGCAAACAAAACTGAAATCTGTGCTTGTAGATTTTCTAGTGTCTGCTGGCATTAAACCAGTATCAATCGTTAGTTACAACCACCTTGGAAATAATGATGGATATAATTTATCTGCCCCTCAACAATTTCGATCAAAAGAG ATTTCAAAAAGTAATGTCGTAGATGACATGGTACAATCAAATAGAATTCTCTACAAACCTGGAGAGAAGCCAGATCAttgtgttgttattaaatatgttcCATATGTTG GTGATAGTAAACGGGCAATGGATGAGTACACATCAGAAATCCTACTTGGAGGACAGAACACAATTGTGATACACAACACGTGTGAGGACTCTTTGTTAGCTAGTCCAATAATTTTAGACTTGGTTCTTTTGGCGGAACTTTGCTCACGTATGACCTTTAAAAAAGCGGATACGGAGGACGAATTTGTTGGATTTCACAGTGTACTTTCCATACTATCATATCTATGCAAAGCACCATTAGTACCCCCAGGAACACCAGTAGTAAATGCATTATTTAGACAACGAGCTGCGATTGAAAATATGTTAAGAGCATGCCTTGCGTTGCCTCCGGAAAATAACATGTTGCTCGAGCACAAAGTGAATTTTGGAAAGTAA
- the LOC114874626 gene encoding inositol-3-phosphate synthase 1-B isoform X2, which yields MLVGWGGNNGTTITAALLANKLNLTWETKNGIQKANWYGSLIQASTVRLGKRNKEDVFVPMSWMLPMVNPDDIELDGWDISGMNLADAMQRAKVLDINLQKQLIPHMIHMKPRKSTYYPDFIASNQEKRANNLISGTKFEHLEQIRKDIADFKAAKKLDQVIILWTANTERFSEIIPGINDTAENLLKAIKENHPEISPSTVFAVAAALEGCTYINGSPQNTFVPGALELAEKHKTFISGDDFKSGQTKLKSVLVDFLVSAGIKPVSIVSYNHLGNNDGYNLSAPQQFRSKEISKSNVVDDMVQSNRILYKPGEKPDHCVVIKYVPYVGDSKRAMDEYTSEILLGGQNTIVIHNTCEDSLLASPIILDLVLLAELCSRMTFKKADTEDEFVGFHSVLSILSYLCKAPLVPPGTPVVNALFRQRAAIENMLRACLALPPENNMLLEHKVNFGK from the exons ATGTTAGTAGGATGGGGTGGAAATAATGGTACAACTATTACTGCAGCATTGTTAGCAAATAAGCTTAACTTGACATGGGAAACAAAGAATGGCATTCAAAAAGCGAATTG GTATGGATCTTTAATTCAAGCATCTACTGTCAGATtgggaaaaagaaacaaagaagaTGTCTTTGTTCCAATGTCTTGGATGCTTCCAATGGTTAACCCAGATGATATTGAACTTGATGGCTGGGACATTTCAGGCATGAATTTAGCTGATGCTATGCAACGTGCAAAGGTCTTGGACATTAACTTACAAAAGCAATTAATACCACACATGATACATATGAAACCAAGAAAAAGTACATATTATCCTGATTTTATTGCCTCTAATCAG GAGAAAAgagcaaataatttaatttctggTACAAAATTTGAACACTTAGAACAGATTAGAAAAGACATTGCAGACTTTAAAGCAGCTAAGAAATTAGATCAAGTAATTATACTGTGGACTGCTAATACTGAACGATTTTCGGAGATCATTCCAGGTATAAATGATACagcagaaaatttattaaaagctATAAAAGAGAACCACCCAGAAATTAGTCCCAGTACTGTTTTTGCTGTTGCAGCAGCTTTAGAAGGA TGTACATATATCAATGGCTCTCCTCAGAACACTTTTGTGCCAGGAGCCTTGGAATTAGCAGAAAAACACAAAACATTTATTAGCGGTGATGACTTTAAATCTGGGCAAACAAAACTGAAATCTGTGCTTGTAGATTTTCTAGTGTCTGCTGGCATTAAACCAGTATCAATCGTTAGTTACAACCACCTTGGAAATAATGATGGATATAATTTATCTGCCCCTCAACAATTTCGATCAAAAGAG ATTTCAAAAAGTAATGTCGTAGATGACATGGTACAATCAAATAGAATTCTCTACAAACCTGGAGAGAAGCCAGATCAttgtgttgttattaaatatgttcCATATGTTG GTGATAGTAAACGGGCAATGGATGAGTACACATCAGAAATCCTACTTGGAGGACAGAACACAATTGTGATACACAACACGTGTGAGGACTCTTTGTTAGCTAGTCCAATAATTTTAGACTTGGTTCTTTTGGCGGAACTTTGCTCACGTATGACCTTTAAAAAAGCGGATACGGAGGACGAATTTGTTGGATTTCACAGTGTACTTTCCATACTATCATATCTATGCAAAGCACCATTAGTACCCCCAGGAACACCAGTAGTAAATGCATTATTTAGACAACGAGCTGCGATTGAAAATATGTTAAGAGCATGCCTTGCGTTGCCTCCGGAAAATAACATGTTGCTCGAGCACAAAGTGAATTTTGGAAAGTAA